The DNA region GTCGTCCAGCCATTCCAGCAGTTTCGGCGTTTTCACCCCCGCCGCTTGGGGCAAGTTCCACAGCTCCACCGTCCAGGCAAATAGCCCCCGCTCCTCATAGCACCAATCGTCAAAGGCTCCGGTCATCACGTTTTTCGGATGGTCGCAGTAGCCCTCAAACACGCTGGTGGCGGGGTAGTCCGTCAGTTCCGTGCCCTTTTGCCCGATCGCCCGGTAATTCAGCCAATCCGCTTGGGGCAATTCCATATCGGTGGCGTGGCTGTAGGGACGCAACAGCAGGCCGCCAAAGGTGTGAAAGGCCACGGCGGCGTTCAGGTTGGGGTGATGGGCAATGAAGTCCGCGATCGCCCGCGTTTCCGGCTCCGAGGTGGGATAGTTGCCTGCGCCGGTCTGTTCCGGTTCCGGTCGCCACTGCATCGGGAAATTGCGGTTTAGATCCAACCCTTCGATCGGGCGTGGCGTGGTGATCGTCGCGCCGTCGTAGCGATCAATCCGGCCCTCCGGCAGCAGTCGATAGTAAGTGCCGCCGGTTTCGATCGGGTCGCGCCGCACCAGCAACCGGGGATCGCGATCGGACACTTTCCAGGCCCCATTCGGATCGGGCACACGCATCCAAAGGATCCGCCCGTCCCCATCGATATCTTCCATTTGCAGTTCGCTGGGGCCGCCCGCCAACCGATCGCCCGGATAGGGTCGAGTGCTCGATCGCACAAATTTGGGGCGATCGGCCAGGGCCAGCTCGGCTCCGTCGGGATTCACGCGAGGGCAAATATAAAACGTCCGCGAATCCAGACAGCGGGTAACGTCCGGATCGCTGCCGTAGTGCTTTGTCAAAAAGTCGAGGAGATAGAGGCAGGCCGTGGAAGGCGCAAGTTCCGTGGCGTGGATATTGCCATCCACCCAGAGGGCTGGCTTGTGGCGATCGGGCCCCGTCTCGCTATTGGTGATGGTTAGTAACCAAATATCCCGGCCCTCGTAGCTGCGGCCAATCGATGCCAATTGGACAAGCTGCGGAAATGCGGCCGCGTAGCTCTGCAAAATCTCCGACAGTTCCGCATAGCGGTAGAGACGATCAAAAGAAACCTGACCCATGGGTGTTCTGTGTTCTTGGCCCAGCCCGACCAGAGGATGCATCGTGAATCACCATACCCGCCCATGCGGGGCTTGATCGGGATGCCGATTGACGTGAATTGACGTAAATCGACATGAAGACGTAAATCAAAAACGACTAACGCGAGATCTATGCCTGATCAAAACCCAATCAAAACCCAATCATGACCAAACCAAGGCTCATGCCGCCGGTTTGGGGCCGGTTGGGGGGAAATCAAACCCGGCCGGATTGTTCACCAACCAGGGCGATCGTGGCTCAGGAAGGGATGCCAGCCTTTGGATTCCAGCACTTTAACACCTCTATGAGGGGTCTTGCCCCCCATTGCCTCCACCCTTGTCGCAATTCCCGTACCCGCGCGATCGCGCCAGGCTATACAGAATCCTTTAGATTAGTTTTAAGGTTGTAAACATTTATTCACAGTTTCCCACCCCCTAGCTCAAAACATCGGTACTGATTTGGGGCTAAGGAGCCGCTGTGAGCCTGTTGCTAGCCCATTGTTGGGCTGTTGACTTGGTTGATGACGAATCCCCGGGATCTGTCCATGGATCCATTTATCTGGCTTATTTGGATCCCTTGGTCTGTTCATTTGGTCTGTTCATTTGGTCTGCTCACTGCAATCTGCCCATGATGACCTTTGGTGATTGCTCCGCCACCACGAGCCAACCCCGTCCAACTGCGTAATCTTGCCCTCTTGCCCCTCTCTGCACCATGTTTGAGTACTTTACCGATCGCGCCATCCAAGCCATCTTGCTCGCCCAGGAAGAATCTCGCCGCTTGGGCCACCGCCTCGTGGGCAGTGAGCAAATTCTGCTCGGTTTGTTGGGTGAACAGTCCAGCCCGGCGGCTCAGTTGTTGGCGGCGGCGGGGGTCACCCTGGAGGGGGCCCGGGCCCGGGTGGAAGCGCTGATTGGTCGCGGCGCGGGGATGGTTCCGGACGAAGTGCCCTTTACGCCCAAGGTGAAGGCCCTGTTTGAGGCGGCCTTGGCCGAAGCGCGTCAACAGGGCCAAAAGGTGGTGGCTCCGGAGCATTTGTTATTGGCGATTATTCGCGATCGGGACAACTCGGCAGTGAAGGTGCTGCGGAGTATGGATGTGGATCCCGATCAATTGCGGATCAACTTGATTCGGTTGCTGGGGGAAACGGCGGCGGTGGCCGCGGGCGATCGGGGCGAGTCCCGGCGAGAGTCCACGGGCGATCGCGCCGACAGCGGCAACATTTTGGCCACCTACTGCACCAACCTGACCCAGGCGGCGATCGAGGACAAGCTTGATCCCGTGGTGGGGCGCGATCGGGAAATTGAGCGCGTGGTGCAAATCCTCGGTCGCCGCACCAAAAATAACCCGATCCTGATTGGTGAGCCGGGCGTGGGCAAAACCGCGATCGCGGAAGGCTTGGCCCAACGAATTGCCCTGGCCGATGTGCCGGAAACCCTGCTCGATAAGCAAGTCTATTCCCTGGATATGGGGCGGTTGCTGGCGGGCACGCAATATCGCGGAGCCTTTGAAGAGCGGCTGAAGGAACTGGTCAGCGAAGTGCAGCGGGCCGGCAACGTGATTGTGTTCATTGATGAAGTCCACACCCTTCTGGGTGCGGGCGGAATGCAGGGCGGCCTGTCGGCGGGCAACCTGCTGAAACCGGCCCTGGCACGGGGTCAGTTGCAATGCCTGGGTGCGACGACGCTGGATGAGTACCGCCAATATATTGAGCGGGATGCGGCCCTAGAGCGGCGATTCCAGCCGGTGAAGGTGGGTGAGCCGACCCCAGCCGAGGCGATCGAGATTTTGCGCGGCCTCCGCAGCACCTATGAAACCTTCCACAACGTGCTGATGACCGATGAAGCGATCGCGGCGGCTGTCACCTTGGCCGATCGCTACATTGCCGATCGGTTCCTGCCCGACAAGGCGATCGACCTGATCGACGAAGCCGGTTCCCGGGCCCGCGTCAGCGTTGGCAAAAAGCCCGCTCACATCCGCGATTTGGAGCAGCAACTGGCCCAAACCGTGGAGGAAAAAGAGCAAGCCGTGGAAAACCAAGACTTTGAAACGGCGGCCAAACTGCGCGATCGGGAATTGGTAATCACCGAAGAATTGGCGATCGCCCGCCAAGCCCCCGCCACCGAGCGCCCCCGCCCAACGATTACCGCCGAAGACATTGCCGAAATCGTCAGCCTCTGGACGGGTGTACCGGTGACGCAGCTTTCGGAGGCGGAAGTGGGGCAACTGCTGAACCTGGAAGCGAAGCTACACGAGCGGCTGATTGGGCAAAACGAGGCGATCGAAGCGGTCTCGAAGGCCCTGCGCCGAGCCCGCTCCGGCCTGCGGAACCTGGAGCGCCCGATCGCCAGCTTCTTGTTCCTCGGCCCCACGGGCGTGGGCAAAACGGAACTGGCCAAAGCGTTGGCTAACTTCATGTTCGGTTCCGATGAGTCGATCATTCGGATCGACATGTCCGAATTCATGGAACCCCAATCCACCTCGAAACTGATCGGCAGCCCGCCAGGATTTGTCGGCTACGGCGATGGCGGCCAGCTCACGGAAGCGGTGCGCCGCCGTCCCTACAGCCTGGTGCTGTTTGACGAGGTGGAAAAAGCCCACCCGGACGTGTTCAACCTAATGTTGCAGTTGCTCGATGAAGGGCGGCTGACGGATTCCCAAGGGCGGGTGGTCAGCTTCCGCAATTCGCTGATCGTGATGACCTCCAACCTGGGGGCCAAGGCGATCGCTAAGGGTGGCGCAAACCTGGGCTTTGGTCTCGCCAGCGACAGCGCCGAGGGTCGTTATCAAGCAATCCG from Limnothrix sp. FACHB-406 includes:
- a CDS encoding ATP-dependent Clp protease ATP-binding subunit — protein: MFEYFTDRAIQAILLAQEESRRLGHRLVGSEQILLGLLGEQSSPAAQLLAAAGVTLEGARARVEALIGRGAGMVPDEVPFTPKVKALFEAALAEARQQGQKVVAPEHLLLAIIRDRDNSAVKVLRSMDVDPDQLRINLIRLLGETAAVAAGDRGESRRESTGDRADSGNILATYCTNLTQAAIEDKLDPVVGRDREIERVVQILGRRTKNNPILIGEPGVGKTAIAEGLAQRIALADVPETLLDKQVYSLDMGRLLAGTQYRGAFEERLKELVSEVQRAGNVIVFIDEVHTLLGAGGMQGGLSAGNLLKPALARGQLQCLGATTLDEYRQYIERDAALERRFQPVKVGEPTPAEAIEILRGLRSTYETFHNVLMTDEAIAAAVTLADRYIADRFLPDKAIDLIDEAGSRARVSVGKKPAHIRDLEQQLAQTVEEKEQAVENQDFETAAKLRDRELVITEELAIARQAPATERPRPTITAEDIAEIVSLWTGVPVTQLSEAEVGQLLNLEAKLHERLIGQNEAIEAVSKALRRARSGLRNLERPIASFLFLGPTGVGKTELAKALANFMFGSDESIIRIDMSEFMEPQSTSKLIGSPPGFVGYGDGGQLTEAVRRRPYSLVLFDEVEKAHPDVFNLMLQLLDEGRLTDSQGRVVSFRNSLIVMTSNLGAKAIAKGGANLGFGLASDSAEGRYQAIRDRITDELKNFFRPEFLNRLDEVVVFRPLEKSEVRQIVDLLVVQVADRLVEQDIRLTASDRFKDKVADEGFDSSLGARPLRRKVTQLLEDALAEAILSGRIKGGDRVLVDLADNGETLLEIQSQAIDLRLPASVS
- a CDS encoding M14 family metallopeptidase; this translates as MGQVSFDRLYRYAELSEILQSYAAAFPQLVQLASIGRSYEGRDIWLLTITNSETGPDRHKPALWVDGNIHATELAPSTACLYLLDFLTKHYGSDPDVTRCLDSRTFYICPRVNPDGAELALADRPKFVRSSTRPYPGDRLAGGPSELQMEDIDGDGRILWMRVPDPNGAWKVSDRDPRLLVRRDPIETGGTYYRLLPEGRIDRYDGATITTPRPIEGLDLNRNFPMQWRPEPEQTGAGNYPTSEPETRAIADFIAHHPNLNAAVAFHTFGGLLLRPYSHATDMELPQADWLNYRAIGQKGTELTDYPATSVFEGYCDHPKNVMTGAFDDWCYEERGLFAWTVELWNLPQAAGVKTPKLLEWLDDHPIEEDLALLKWNDEVLDGRGYVDWYAWEHPQLGKVELGGWNQICTWRNPPAHLLEREIERFPRWLLWQLLISPRLEPVKATAQSLGDRLFQVEWVVQNTGWLPTNGTQKAIEKGAVQPCRAAIALPPGAELISGQPEVSLGHLAGRSHQPTTPYYDHMDPTDDRSRVVWLVRGEPGMVVDLTARGDRAGWVQRAIVLPNS